The Streptomyces sp. NBC_01237 genomic interval GCCCCGAGCACCGCGCGGTGCTGGTGCAGATCTACTTCCGGGGGCTGAGCGTCACCGAGACGGCGCGGGTCCTGGGAATCCCGCCGGGCACCGTCAAGTCCCGTTCGTACTACGCGCTGCGTCTGCTGTCGCGCAATCTGCCCGGCTACGGCGCGGACGGTCAGTCCAGCAGGTCCTCCTCGCTGAGCAGCGCGAGCAGGGCCGAGGTCTCCGCCACCTCCACATAGACCGCGGCGCACCCGTCGCAGAGCTGGAGGTGGCCGGAGACCCGGCACGCCTCGTCCTCCGCCAGCGCGTCCAGGACGTACGCACCGAGCAGCTGCCGCACATGCGGGTCATCGCCGGGGTCGGCGGCCATCACAACCTCGTATCTCCTCAACGATCCTGCTCTTCTGCCCACGCGGGGCGCCCGCCCCCGGTTCAATGCTCGGTGAAGCCCGGTGCCGAGTGAGGAAAGAGGCGAGGCGGGATGCGTCCCGAACGTGACGAGGGGACCGGTGGGGACGGGCTGCTGGTTCCGATGGCCTGGATGTACACGGAGTACATAGCCGACGAGCTGCTGCGGACCGGCGACCTGATGGAGCCGACGACACTGGAGTTCCGTGCGGGGCGCGATGCCCTCGCACTCACGATCTTCCTCAGCGACGACGAGCCGGTGGCCGGAGCCCTGCCGGAGGCGCGGGTGAACCAACTCCGGCTGCTCACGGCGTACGGGGCGGCGTGGCGGCAGTGGGTCTGCGAGCGGCTGGACGACGCGGCACGGCGGTACGAACCCGGGGACCCCGATCTCGCGCTGGCGCGGGCCGCCTGGCGGTGGCTGGAGGAGACCGAACTGCTCGCCGCGGACCTCGACGCGATCGGCCCGCCGCCCTGGGAGCCGCCGGGCCGCGGAGCGGACGGGGCCGACGGGGCCGACGGGGTGGAGCTGAGGGGCGGGGTGGAGCCGGAGGACGGGGAGGAGAACCAGGTCTGGACCCCCGCGTGGCAGCTCGGGCTGCCGCTCGGGCATCTGGCGGTCCATCTCTGCTGAAACACTCCGCCGCGCCGCCGTCCGGGACCGCCGTGTCCTCGTACCACCGTCGTGCGCCCGGTCATGAACCGTGCACCCCGGCGCGGTACTTCGGCAGTCGCAGCGTTATCTTCATCCCCGCCCCCACCCCGGTCTCGATGACGAGCCCGTACTCGTCCCCGTACACCTGGCGCAGCCGCTCGTCGACGTTGAGCAGTCCGATGCCGGTGGACGTGCCGCCCTCGCCGCGCAGGATCTGCCGCAGCCGCTGCGGGTCCATCCCGATGCCGTCGTCCTCGATGACGACCTCGGCCTCGGACCCGGCGTCCAGGGCGCTGATGGTGATGCGGCTGGTGGTGACGGCGCCTTCGAGACCGTGTTTGACGGCGTTCTCGACGAGGGGCTGGAGGCAGAGGAACGGCAGCGAGACCGGCAGGACTTCGGGGGCGACCTGGAGGGTGACCGCGAGGCGTTCACCGAACCGGGCCCGGACCAGCGCCAGATACTGGTCGATCGAGTGCAGTTCGTCGGCCAGGGTGGTGAAATCTCCGTGGCGCCGGAACGAGTAGCGGGTGAAGTCGGCGAACTCCAGCAGCAGTTCGCGCGCCTGCTCGGGATCGGTCCGGACGAACGAGGCGATCGCGGCGAGTGAGTTGAAGATGAAGTGCGGGGAGATCTGGGCACGCAGGGCCTTGATCTCGGCCTCGATGAGCTGGGTGCGGGAGCGGTCGAGCTCGGCGAGTTCCAGCTGTACGCAGACCCAGCGCGCCACCTCGCCGGCGGCCCTGGCCAGCACCGCGGACTCCCGCGGCGCGTAGGCGACCAGCGTGCCCAGGACCCGGTGGTCGACGGTCAGCGGGACGGCGACGGCCCAGCGCAGCGGGCAGTCGATGTCACCGCAGTCACTGGGGAACGCGGTGTCACGGCCACTGTCGAGCAGGCCCTGGACCTGGTCCATCACGTCCTTGCCGTGATGGTGCCCGTCACCGTCCCAGACCAGGACCCGGTCGCGGTCGGTGAGGCAGAGCGCGTCCGTGCCGAGCAGCGAGCGCAGTCCGCGCGCCGACTTGCGGGCGCTCTCCTCGGTGAGCCCGGCACGCAGCGGTGGCGCCGCGAGGGACGCGGTGTGCAGGGTCTCGAACGTGGCGTGCTCGACCGGCGTGCCGACATCGCTGGGGCGTACGCGGCGCGCGGTGCGGCGCCCGAGCAGGAAGCCCGTACCGGACAGCAGCACCGCCAGTACGGCCAGTACGGCGATCCCCGCCCCGGTCATCGCTCCCTCCCGGAACTGAGGGCTTCCGGCAGATGGAAGCGGGTCATGGCGGCGTTGGTGCCCGGGGGTATCCGGCCGGGAGTGGCTAGCGACACCAGGACCATCGCCAGGAAGCCGACCGGCACGGACCAGACCGCGGGCCAGGCGAGCAGGGCGTGCGGCCAGCCGGGCGGCCGTACGGCACCGCTGACCGTGATGGTCACCGCGACCAGTGCCGAGCCGCCGCCCAGCAGCAGTCCCGCCATCGCCCCGGGCGGGGTGAGCCGCCGCCACCAGATGCCGAGGACCAGCAACGGGCAGAAGGACGACGCGGAGACCGCGAAGGCCATGCCCACCGAGTCGGCCACCGGCACCCGGCTGACCATCAGGGAGGCGCCCAGCGGCACGGCGATGGCGAGCACGGTCGCCAGCCGGAAGTGGCGTACACCGCGCGAGGGCAGGACGTCCTGGGTGATGACTCCGGCGACGGCCATGGTGAGTCCGGAGGCGGTGGACAGGAACGCGGCGAACGCGCCGCCCGCGACGAGGGCGCCGAGCAGATCGCCGCCGAGCCCGCCGATGACCCGGGTGGGCAGCAGCAGCACGGCGGCGTCCGCGTCCGGTCCGTGCCGGAGTTCGGGGGCGTACAGCCGGCCCAGCGCCCCGTAGACGGGCGGCAGCAGATAGAAGGCGCCGACCAGGGCGAGGACGGCGACCGTGGTGCGGCGGGCGTCGCGGCCGTTGGGGCTGGTGTAGAAGCGGACGACGACGTGGGGCAGCCCCATGGTGCCGAGGAAGGTCGCCACGATCAGCCCGTAGGTGGCGTAGAGCGGGTGGTCGGCGCGGAAGACGGAGAGCTCGCCGTCGAAGCTGACGCGGGGCTGCCCGTCGCCGCGCCAGGCCAGCACGAGGAAGATCGCGGGGACGAGGAGGGCGGTCAGTTTCAGCCAGTACTGGAACACCTGGACGAAGGTGATGGAGCGCATCCCGCCCGCCGCGACCGCGATGACCACGACGGAGGCGACGAGCACATCGCCGAGCCAGCCGGGTGCGCCGGTGAGGATCTTCAGGGTGAGTCCGGCGCCCTGGAGCTGCGGCACGAGGTACAGCCAGCCCGCGCCGACCACGAAGACACTGACCAGCCGGCGCACCCGCCGCGATTCGAGCCGCCCTTCGGCGAAGTCGGGCAGGGTGTACGCCCCGGAGCGGCGCAGGGGCGCGGCGACGAACACGAGGAGCACGAGATATCCCGCGGTGTATCCGACCGGGTACCAGAGCATGTCGGGTCCGTGTACGAGAACCAGGCCCGCGACACCCAGGAAGGAGGCCGCGGAGAGGTACTCGCCACTGATCGCGGCGGCGTTGAGGCGGGGCCGTACGGTGCGTGACGCGACGTAGAAGTCGGAGGTCGTACGGGAGATGCGCAGACCGAATCCGCCGACGAGGACGGTGGCCAGGACGACGAGGGCGACCGCCACCCACGACGCCAGGTGGTCGGGTTCGCTCACGGTGCGGGGCGGCCTTCCACGAGTCTGGCGAAGTCGCTCTCGTTGCGTTCGGCCCGGCGGACGTACCACCAGGCGGTCAGGGTGAGCGGCGGGTAGGCGCCGAAGCCGAGCACCGCCCAGACGAGCGCCGAACTGTGCAGCGCGGCGAAGACCAGGGGCAGGGTGCCCGCGACGAGCGCGAGCACGGCGAAGGCGGTGATCCCGGCGCGGAGCTGGCTGCGCATCAGCGAGCGTACGTAGGCACCGCCCAGGGCGGTCTGCTCGTCGATCTCCGACTGGGTGCGGTAACGGGGCAGCGGACGGACCCGCCGCGACTCCCCCGTGACCACTTCGCGCCGGGACGTGGGCTCTGCGGACATGAGCCCGGAGTGTAGGCGCGGCCCGGCCCCGCTGGGAAGGTCTCGCCGCCCCGGTAGCTCCAGGTCAGCGGCTGGTCTGGCGCATCAGGAGATCGCGCAGGGAGCGGGTGTGGCGGCGGCTGACGGCCAGTTCCGCGTCGCCGACGCGGACGCTCATGCTGCCCGCGTCGAGCCGGAGTTCGTCGATGCGGCCGAGCGCCACGAGATGGCGGCGGTGGATGCGGACGAAGCCGCGGGAGCGCCAGCGTTCTTCCAGGGTGGTGAGCGGGATGCGGACGAGATGGCTGCCGGTGGCGGTGTGCAGCCGGGCGTAGTCACCCTGCGCCTCGGCGTACGCGATGTCGTCCACGGGGATGAACCGGATGACGCCGCCGAGTTCGACCGGGATCTGGTCCGCGGCGATGTCGTGGACGGGCGCGGAGCGGTCCTGGACCTGTTCGGCGACGCGGCGCACGGCTTCGGCGAGCCGTTCCCTGCGGACGGGTTTGAGGACGTAGTCCACGGCCTTGAGGTCGAAGGCCTGGACGGCGAAGCCTTCGTGGGCGGTGACGAAGACGATCAGCGGGGGCGCGGCGAATCCGGCCAGCAGCTGGGCGACGTCGAGGCCGGTGAGGCCGGCCATGTGGATGTCGAGGAAGACCACGTCGATGGCGCTCGGGTCGTCGGGGCCCGCGTCGACGGCGGCGCCGATGCGGCGCAGCGCCTCGGTGGCCCCGCCCGCGCCCTCGGCGCTGCGGATGCGGGGGTCGGCGCGCAGGAGGTAGAGGAGTTCCTCCAGGGCGGGTTGTTCGTCGTCGACGGCGAGTACGCGCAGCATGAGGCCGGAGTTTAAGGGCTGTCCCGGAATCCCTGGCGGGCGGACGGCGTCAGCCCTTGGGTGCTGCGAGGGGGTGGTGGCTCGACTGCTGCCGGGGTTCCTCCCGCTATTTGAGGAGCTTGGACAGACGCCTGTCGGCGAGCGGTTTGCCGCCGGTCTGGCAGGTGGGGCAGTACTGGAGCGAGGAGTCGCTGAACGAGACCTCCAGGATGGTGTCGCCGCAGACCGGGCAGGGCGCTCCGGCGCGGCCGTGGACCCGCATGCCGCTCTTCTTCTCGGCCTTGAGCCTTCCGGCGGCGAGGCCGCTGGAGCGTGCGACGGCGTCCTCCAGCGTGGTG includes:
- a CDS encoding LytR/AlgR family response regulator transcription factor, translating into MLRVLAVDDEQPALEELLYLLRADPRIRSAEGAGGATEALRRIGAAVDAGPDDPSAIDVVFLDIHMAGLTGLDVAQLLAGFAAPPLIVFVTAHEGFAVQAFDLKAVDYVLKPVRRERLAEAVRRVAEQVQDRSAPVHDIAADQIPVELGGVIRFIPVDDIAYAEAQGDYARLHTATGSHLVRIPLTTLEERWRSRGFVRIHRRHLVALGRIDELRLDAGSMSVRVGDAELAVSRRHTRSLRDLLMRQTSR
- a CDS encoding zf-HC2 domain-containing protein gives rise to the protein MAADPGDDPHVRQLLGAYVLDALAEDEACRVSGHLQLCDGCAAVYVEVAETSALLALLSEEDLLD
- a CDS encoding sensor histidine kinase, with amino-acid sequence MTGAGIAVLAVLAVLLSGTGFLLGRRTARRVRPSDVGTPVEHATFETLHTASLAAPPLRAGLTEESARKSARGLRSLLGTDALCLTDRDRVLVWDGDGHHHGKDVMDQVQGLLDSGRDTAFPSDCGDIDCPLRWAVAVPLTVDHRVLGTLVAYAPRESAVLARAAGEVARWVCVQLELAELDRSRTQLIEAEIKALRAQISPHFIFNSLAAIASFVRTDPEQARELLLEFADFTRYSFRRHGDFTTLADELHSIDQYLALVRARFGERLAVTLQVAPEVLPVSLPFLCLQPLVENAVKHGLEGAVTTSRITISALDAGSEAEVVIEDDGIGMDPQRLRQILRGEGGTSTGIGLLNVDERLRQVYGDEYGLVIETGVGAGMKITLRLPKYRAGVHGS
- a CDS encoding sodium/solute symporter, with protein sequence MSEPDHLASWVAVALVVLATVLVGGFGLRISRTTSDFYVASRTVRPRLNAAAISGEYLSAASFLGVAGLVLVHGPDMLWYPVGYTAGYLVLLVFVAAPLRRSGAYTLPDFAEGRLESRRVRRLVSVFVVGAGWLYLVPQLQGAGLTLKILTGAPGWLGDVLVASVVVIAVAAGGMRSITFVQVFQYWLKLTALLVPAIFLVLAWRGDGQPRVSFDGELSVFRADHPLYATYGLIVATFLGTMGLPHVVVRFYTSPNGRDARRTTVAVLALVGAFYLLPPVYGALGRLYAPELRHGPDADAAVLLLPTRVIGGLGGDLLGALVAGGAFAAFLSTASGLTMAVAGVITQDVLPSRGVRHFRLATVLAIAVPLGASLMVSRVPVADSVGMAFAVSASSFCPLLVLGIWWRRLTPPGAMAGLLLGGGSALVAVTITVSGAVRPPGWPHALLAWPAVWSVPVGFLAMVLVSLATPGRIPPGTNAAMTRFHLPEALSSGRER